Proteins encoded within one genomic window of Rhododendron vialii isolate Sample 1 chromosome 1a, ASM3025357v1:
- the LOC131299357 gene encoding uncharacterized protein LOC131299357 isoform X1: MAFCVGREQIIHALFKRIHPLAKQFALQNIGCQLTPKLSCHLLFEVICSTGGQEVGLFVAEIQMEMHFLMEMVEDEPSELPVNSMKHGVPKVDKLCSPAKESSLASETETGASSETVATEESSSADCLVNFEINNPGKRLLRSKELVPPYRPSADHRISDIASTSYEDQPSSDAVSANVGTNVDLVNDVDIKEKDESPVFAEVRSPSSLSPQADEVTVISGSVVSDSPISSGLLRDDALQETVPSDPGFLASDGEQNGSGGSVLHVDAVSISSSILSSSSSSEITSNREARRNSRRLFWDAFSRRSSRRDNTDAQRFVFSTDDNDALGSHDRWLLDFGSDLLHDGVGSDSGYIGSRSRNQGGNEWRRHSRSEVWGRLHDRRERVNPHTGICPSGLHSDGTCSCGAILMVESSTRASISRIVMLAEALFEVLDEIHRQPVSLSLSVVSVPAPDAVVDSFPVKSHGKHNTTEIADDDAQCHICLCAYEECDKIRVLPCHHEFHMSCVDKWLKEIHGVCPLCRGDVREGFTEGPGPSGSNSESTSA, encoded by the exons ATGGCATTTTGTGTGGGTAGAGAACAGATAATCCATGCTTTATTCAAGCGAATTCATCCGCTGGCCAAGCAATTTGCTTTGCAAAATATCGGCTGCCAATTGACTCCAAAACTATCTTGTCATCTCTTATTTGAGGTCATATGCTCTACGGGGGGTCAAGAAGTGGGACTTTTTGTAGCTGAAATTCAGATGGAGATGCACTTTTTGATGGAAATG GTGGAAGATGAGCCATCTGAATTACCGGTGAATTCTATGAAACACGGCGTGCCAAAAGTCGACAAGTTGTGTAGTCCAGCAAAGGAGTCTTCTTTGGCCTCTGAAACTGAAACTGGAGCCTCATCTGAAACTGTAGCCACTGAGGAATCTTCTTCTGCGGATTGTTTAGTCAATTTTGAGATAAATAACCCAGGGAAGCGCCTGCTTAGAAGTAAGGAATTAGTTCCTCCTTACCGACCAAGTGCTGATCACAGGATCAGTGATATAGCTAGTACTTCCTATGAGGATCAGCCATCTTCAGATGCAGTTTCTGCAAATGTAGGGACCAATGTGGATCTTGTTAATGATGTTGATATTAAGGAAAAGGATGAGTCCCCAGTTTTTGCAGAGGTTAGAAGTCCAAGCAGTTTATCTCCTCAAGCAGATGAGGTGACTGTTATTTCGGGTTCTGTTGTTTCTGATTCACCAATATCTTCTGGGTTACTAAGAGATGATGCTCTTCAAGAGACCGTACCTTCAGATCCAGGGTTCCTTGCATCAGATGGGGAACAAAATGGAAGTGGGGGAAGTGTACTTCATGTTGATGCAGTGAGTATCTCTTCCAGCATTTTGTCTAGTAGTAGCTCCTCTGAAATAACAAGTAACCGTGAAGCAAGAAGAAATAGTAGGAGGCTGTTTTGGGATGCTTTTTCACGACGAAGTTCTAGGAGGGATAATACCGATGCCCAAAGATTTGTTTTCTCAACAGATGATAATGATGCTCTAGGATCCCATGACAGGTGGCTTCTTGATTTCGGCAGTGACTTGCTTCATGATGGGGTTGGAAGTGATTCTGGGTACATAGGAAGTAGAAGTAGGAATCAGGGCGGGAATGAATGGCGTCGGCATTCAAGATCTGAG GTTTGGGGAAGACTTCATGATAGACGCGAGAGGGTTAATCCTCACACTGGTATTTGTCCATCAGGGCTTCACTCCGATGGCACATGCTCATGTGGAGCAATCTTGATGGTTGAATCTAGCACTCGTGCAAGTATTTCAAGAATAGTGATGTTAGCAGAAGCACTATTCGAG GTATTGGATGAAATTCACCGCCAACCAgtgtcactttccttgtctGTGGTGTCAGTCCCGGCTCCTGATGCTGTCGTGGACTCTTTCCCTGTTAAAAGTCATGGAAAGCATAACACTACTGAGATTGCAGATGATGATGCACA GTGCCACATTTGCCTCTGTGCGTATGAAGAATGTGATAAAATACGAGTTCTTCCATGCCACCACGAGTTTCACATGTCATGCGTTGATAAATGGCTGAAAGAGATACATGG GGTGTGCCCGCTCTGCCGAGGAGACGTTCGTGAGGGATTCACAGAGGGGCCTGGACCGTCTGGTTCCAACTCGGAATCAACTTCTGCATAA
- the LOC131326840 gene encoding putative F-box protein At3g16210: MEEVGHDLPEEVVIEILSRLPVKSLIRFRCICKFWCSLTKDLSFIAKHLKHQEADNKKNGRLLVHSYDEASNKYIFSLFHDETLALPCYRYPDLELNNDATVLGPCNGIFCLFNGRDAVSLWNPATRQFRTLPQLPLPELPSIAELYSYSIFGFGVDPKTNDYKVIWIRVFLDEEEWFDMVMHDHHIQVGVFSLSSDSWRELDSNLVPVRDVYYSKFYSYANGFYYWFAADEDDRFILSFDMVNEVFLAIPEPDGIPEMVEDVSWKRLAFYENSIARILYDREEEERFYSIWVLKGEWWTKEVTIGPLLGVENPLGVWKDGGLLLQSRTTAELVVSDPITGEIRNVGIEDPVLVFIYSESLVSVDGGNYSTGKDLPDFFDVPSRNVKEFIERNAALRQCQSSEFDGPPPPLSLEDLLQDESDVDVRFFVVQNHMNFDFEESEGKLRNSN, encoded by the coding sequence ATGGAAGAGGTTGGCCATGATCTGCCTGAAGAAGTGGTAATTGAGATCCTCTCGAGGTTACCCGTCAAGTCTCTAATCCGCTTCAGATGCATTTGCAAATTTTGGTGTTCTCTCACAAAAGACTTAAGTTTCATTGCCAAGCACCTGAAACACCAAGAGGCAGATAACAAGAAAAACGGCCGTCTCCTTGTTCACTCCTACGACGAAGCCTCCAACAAGTATATTTTCTCCTTGTTTCATGACGAAACCCTTGCTTTGCCTTGTTATCGATATCCGGATTTAGAGTTAAATAACGATGCCACTGTTTTGGGGCCATGCAATGGCATATTTTGCCTATTTAATGGTCGGGATGCTGTCTCCTTGTGGAACCCTGCAACGAGACAATTCAGGACTCTTCCACAATTACCCCTCCCAGAATTACCCTCAATTGCGGAATTGTATTCATATAGCATCTTTGGATTCGGAGTGGATCCAAAAACTAATGACTACAAGgtgatttggattagggttttcTTAGACGAAGAAGAGTGGTTTGATATGGTTATGCATGACCACCATATACAAGTTGGAGTCTTCTCCCTAAGTAGCGATTCTTGGAGAGAATTGGATAGCAATCTTGTGCCAGTTCGCGATGTCTATTATTCTAAATTTTACTCATACGCAAACGGGTTTTATTATTGGTTTGCTGCTGATGAAGATGATAGGTTCATCCTTTCATTTGACATGGTCAATGAGGTGTTTCTTGCTATACCAGAGCCTGATGGTATACCAGAAATGGTAGAAGACGTGTCGTGGAAGCGTCTTGCATTTTATGAAAACTCCATTGCTCGAATTCTTTATGATCGTGAGGAAGAGGAGAGATTCTATAGCATATGGGTGCTGAAGGGGGAGTGGTGGACAAAAGAAGTAACCATTGGACCTCTTCTTGGAGTCGAAAACCCGCTTGGAGTTTGGAAAGATGGTGGGTTGCTTCTACAGAGTAGGACTACCGCCGAGCTAGTGGTGTCGGACCCCATTACTGGAGAAATAAGAAATGTTGGAATAGAGGACCCCGttctagtttttatttattCCGAGAGCCTGGTTTCAGTCGACGGAGGAAATTATTCGACGGGAAAAGATCTTCCTGACTTCTTTGACGTCCCTTCCCGCAATGTGAAGGAGTTTATCGAGCGAAATGCTGCCTTGCGTCAATGCCAAAGTTCAGAGTTTGATGGACCTCCCCCACCGCTTTCCCTTGAAGATCTCTTGCAAGATGAATCTGACGTAGATGTCAGATTTTTtgtggtacaaaaccacatgaACTTCGATTTCGAAGAGTCTGAAGGTAAATTGAGAAATAGCAACTGA
- the LOC131299357 gene encoding uncharacterized protein LOC131299357 isoform X2, translated as MGSGTSRTGRPKRSFVSSLFICGCSTSHAPTEVEDEPSELPVNSMKHGVPKVDKLCSPAKESSLASETETGASSETVATEESSSADCLVNFEINNPGKRLLRSKELVPPYRPSADHRISDIASTSYEDQPSSDAVSANVGTNVDLVNDVDIKEKDESPVFAEVRSPSSLSPQADEVTVISGSVVSDSPISSGLLRDDALQETVPSDPGFLASDGEQNGSGGSVLHVDAVSISSSILSSSSSSEITSNREARRNSRRLFWDAFSRRSSRRDNTDAQRFVFSTDDNDALGSHDRWLLDFGSDLLHDGVGSDSGYIGSRSRNQGGNEWRRHSRSEVWGRLHDRRERVNPHTGICPSGLHSDGTCSCGAILMVESSTRASISRIVMLAEALFEVLDEIHRQPVSLSLSVVSVPAPDAVVDSFPVKSHGKHNTTEIADDDAQCHICLCAYEECDKIRVLPCHHEFHMSCVDKWLKEIHGVCPLCRGDVREGFTEGPGPSGSNSESTSA; from the exons ATGGGTTCGGGCACCTCGCGAACCGGCCGTCCAAAGCGGTCCTTCGTCTCATCCCTCTTCATCTGTGGTTGCTCCACATCTCACGCCCCGACAGAG GTGGAAGATGAGCCATCTGAATTACCGGTGAATTCTATGAAACACGGCGTGCCAAAAGTCGACAAGTTGTGTAGTCCAGCAAAGGAGTCTTCTTTGGCCTCTGAAACTGAAACTGGAGCCTCATCTGAAACTGTAGCCACTGAGGAATCTTCTTCTGCGGATTGTTTAGTCAATTTTGAGATAAATAACCCAGGGAAGCGCCTGCTTAGAAGTAAGGAATTAGTTCCTCCTTACCGACCAAGTGCTGATCACAGGATCAGTGATATAGCTAGTACTTCCTATGAGGATCAGCCATCTTCAGATGCAGTTTCTGCAAATGTAGGGACCAATGTGGATCTTGTTAATGATGTTGATATTAAGGAAAAGGATGAGTCCCCAGTTTTTGCAGAGGTTAGAAGTCCAAGCAGTTTATCTCCTCAAGCAGATGAGGTGACTGTTATTTCGGGTTCTGTTGTTTCTGATTCACCAATATCTTCTGGGTTACTAAGAGATGATGCTCTTCAAGAGACCGTACCTTCAGATCCAGGGTTCCTTGCATCAGATGGGGAACAAAATGGAAGTGGGGGAAGTGTACTTCATGTTGATGCAGTGAGTATCTCTTCCAGCATTTTGTCTAGTAGTAGCTCCTCTGAAATAACAAGTAACCGTGAAGCAAGAAGAAATAGTAGGAGGCTGTTTTGGGATGCTTTTTCACGACGAAGTTCTAGGAGGGATAATACCGATGCCCAAAGATTTGTTTTCTCAACAGATGATAATGATGCTCTAGGATCCCATGACAGGTGGCTTCTTGATTTCGGCAGTGACTTGCTTCATGATGGGGTTGGAAGTGATTCTGGGTACATAGGAAGTAGAAGTAGGAATCAGGGCGGGAATGAATGGCGTCGGCATTCAAGATCTGAG GTTTGGGGAAGACTTCATGATAGACGCGAGAGGGTTAATCCTCACACTGGTATTTGTCCATCAGGGCTTCACTCCGATGGCACATGCTCATGTGGAGCAATCTTGATGGTTGAATCTAGCACTCGTGCAAGTATTTCAAGAATAGTGATGTTAGCAGAAGCACTATTCGAG GTATTGGATGAAATTCACCGCCAACCAgtgtcactttccttgtctGTGGTGTCAGTCCCGGCTCCTGATGCTGTCGTGGACTCTTTCCCTGTTAAAAGTCATGGAAAGCATAACACTACTGAGATTGCAGATGATGATGCACA GTGCCACATTTGCCTCTGTGCGTATGAAGAATGTGATAAAATACGAGTTCTTCCATGCCACCACGAGTTTCACATGTCATGCGTTGATAAATGGCTGAAAGAGATACATGG GGTGTGCCCGCTCTGCCGAGGAGACGTTCGTGAGGGATTCACAGAGGGGCCTGGACCGTCTGGTTCCAACTCGGAATCAACTTCTGCATAA